The Chryseobacterium glaciei DNA window GAGGTATTAGACAAATAGAAAAAATATAAATGTATATTTGTACAATTTTAAAATATGAAGGGTAAAATATTGGCATTATTTGTTGTGTTCTTATTAATTGGATGTAAGACTAATCCTAATAAACATAACGATTTGAACTATATGCAAAATATAGAACAAACAGCCACAGAAGCGTCTGCAAAGAATTCAAATTCGACAATACAGGTAGGGGATCAATTGATTATCTTAATTACGGCGAAGGATATGGATGTCGTAAAACCATTCAACCAAAATTATTCTTCGTCAGAAATGATTCAAACAAATGCTATGGCAGGTGGAAATACCCCTAATCAAGGTTTAACTACGCTTTCCGGACCAACTTATGTTGTAGATACACAAGGGGATATTGATTTTCCTATTCTGGGCAAAATCAATACAACAGATAAATCTCTTGTTGAGTTTAAGGACGAGATCCGTAATAGGATGACAAAGTATATCATTAACCCAACGGTAAGTGTTAGACTTTCTAATTTCAAAATTACTGTATTAGGTGAAGTAAATAGACAAGGGGACTATACTATAGCAAACGGACAGGCAACTATTTGGAATGCTTTGGGGCTTGCTGGTGATTTAACAATGTACGGAAAAAGAAATGATGTACTTGTAATAAGAACCGAAAACGGAGTTATTACACATGGAAAAGTTAATTTACAAGATGCCAATCTTATCAATTCACCCTATTATAATCTAAAACAAGGTGATGCTATCATCGTTTCTGCCAGCAATACCAGAGACCTAGCAGCTAAACAGAATCCGAATACCGGGCTTTATCTAACAGCAGCATCTATAGCCATTACAGCAGTCGCAGTAGTAGTAAGTTTATTCAAGAAATAAAAAATTAATGGACAACCAATCTTCACAAGTTTCAGAAGTGCAAAATAACTCAAACAATATTGATATTAATGAAATTATAAAACCATACCTAAGAAAATGGCCTTGGTTTATTTTTGGTGGAATATTGGCTTTGGTCATAGGTTATATGGCATTAAGATTCATGACTACTGTGTACAGTGTGCAAACAACAGTTCTTATCAAGGATGCAAAAAATTCGGCTTCGCCTGTTGGTAATGATTT harbors:
- a CDS encoding polysaccharide biosynthesis/export family protein — translated: MQNIEQTATEASAKNSNSTIQVGDQLIILITAKDMDVVKPFNQNYSSSEMIQTNAMAGGNTPNQGLTTLSGPTYVVDTQGDIDFPILGKINTTDKSLVEFKDEIRNRMTKYIINPTVSVRLSNFKITVLGEVNRQGDYTIANGQATIWNALGLAGDLTMYGKRNDVLVIRTENGVITHGKVNLQDANLINSPYYNLKQGDAIIVSASNTRDLAAKQNPNTGLYLTAASIAITAVAVVVSLFKK